The following coding sequences lie in one Acropora palmata chromosome 3, jaAcrPala1.3, whole genome shotgun sequence genomic window:
- the LOC141876532 gene encoding uncharacterized protein LOC141876532, with protein MSGFLEEKSAMPPQISPKDIPAVEENSDSEEEEPVPALLLENTASSDDDADNMADESEENDMNVGYVELSQDEGDSEQATNQWPSQEQQDSLHDNELELGIAASDPASKSINSEDEMKPEQVDLIRQVMADITLPSSSIPDWAKVIPEERWKASLVSSISNRTAPLDDSGKTD; from the exons ATGTCCGGttttttggaagaaaaaagcGCAATGCCCCCGCAGATCTCTCCTAAGGATATTCCTGCAGTGGAAGAGAATTCGGATTCGGAAGAAGAAGAGCCAGTGCCGGCCTTACTCCTAGAAAACACTGCCAGTAGTGATGACGACGCTGACAACATGGCGGACGAATCAGAGGAAAATGACATGAACGTTGGGTACGTCGAGCTTTCTCAAGATGAAGGGGATAGCGAACAAGCAACTAATCAGTGGCCATCACAG GAACAACAAGACTCACTACATGACAATGAACTAGAATTGGGTATTGCTGCAAGTGACCCTGCATCAAAGTCTATCAACAGTGAAGACGAAATGAAACCAG AACAAGTGGATCTCATCAGGCAAGTCATGGCAGATATCACTCTTCCCTCATCATCCATTCCAGATTGGGCCAAAGTCATACCAGAAGAAAGATGGAAAGCATCCTTAGTTTCAAGTATATCAAACAGAACTGCACCACTAGATGACAGTGGGAAAACAGACTAA
- the LOC141876534 gene encoding LOW QUALITY PROTEIN: uncharacterized protein LOC141876534 (The sequence of the model RefSeq protein was modified relative to this genomic sequence to represent the inferred CDS: deleted 1 base in 1 codon; substituted 1 base at 1 genomic stop codon) codes for MGNRLFRKSRTKVDKHSEVTLSCRPIKPLRKTNYGGANSNFPRPIAQLRHNRWYESNDALNDELEEEIHCCTFLPDDESILVTCSTPCGPIFRSYEGRGHFRVFDINSGSCRKEILTHHSQGCDISADGDLITFITNLGRGEVALVKRSRDTRGGIIEEKVDKFQPSCTGITGQTLCCKFSPDAAFIVSASSLDFHSIRETNELRLWNVKSMQTVKRIVLRDVTDFCGFVTSCEFSPDGQYIAVTTSQEQLCILKSKNFDIVSVLRKRCRGNKCWCVFNPRWKCEVLACCLQDGRVEVWKKLDHPASCEIKXSRSKLESIPDSFRPRFQNTNVHCVAFSKSQQYVAAGYSDGLVRIWAMPVRFDLKHLCHVVILHNVPSSEICSLPIPCGIKGYILNTYS; via the exons ATGGGAAACAGACTGTTCAGAAAGTCACGCACCAAAGTTGATAAACACTCGGAAGTGACCCTTTCCTGTCGCCCTATCAAGCCTTTAAGGAAAACCAACTATGGAGGTGCGAACTCGAATTTTCCTCGCCCTATCGCCCAGCTGCGACATAATCGCTGGTACGAATCAAACGACGCCCTCAATGACGAATTAGAGGAAGAAATACACTGTTGTACATTTCTTCCGGATGACGAAtccattttggtaacttgTTCGACACCGTGCGGGCCAATTTTCCGATCTTACGAAGGTCGCGGCCATTTTAGAGTATTTGATATCAACTCAGGTTCTTGTAGGAAGGAAATTCTCACCCATCACTCCCAGGGATGTGACATTTCAGCGGACGGAGATCTGATCACCTTTATTACGAACTTGGGAAGAGGGGAAGTGGCGCTGGTCAAACGAAGCCGTGATACCAGAGGCGGGATAATTGAAGAGAAAGTAGACAAATTTCAACCGAGTTGCACCGGAATCACTGGACAAACCCTCTGCTGCAAGTTTTCACCAGATGCTGCATTCATAGTCAGTGCATCTTCATTGGATTTTCACAGCATCAGAGAAACAAATGAGTTACGATTATGGAACGTGAAGTCCATGCAGACCGTGAAAAGGATTGTCTTGCGCGATGTAACAGATTTTTGTGGCTTCGTCACAAGCTGTGAGTTTTCTCCCGACGGTCAGTACATCGCTGTCACAACTTCTCAAGAGCAGCTGTGTATTCTAAAGAGCAAAAACTTCGACATTGTATCTGTGCTGAGAAAGCGTTGTCGTGGGAATAAATGTTGGTGTGTATTCAATCCGAGATGGAAATGCGAAGTTCTGGCTTGTTGTTTACAAGATGGACGCGTAGAGGTATGGAAAAAACTGGATCATCCAGCAAGCTGTGAAATAAAGT GAAGTAGAAGTAAATTAGAATCAATCCCTGATTCTTTTAGACCAAGATTTCAAAACACCAATGTCCATTGTGttgccttttcaaaatcgcAGCAGTATGTTGCCGCAGGTTATAGTGATGGACTGGTTAGGATATGGGCTATGCCAGTGCGATTTGACTTGAAGCATTTATGCCATGTGGTCATTTTACACAATGTTCCATCAAGTGAAATTTGTTCCCTTCCAATCCCTTGTGGGATTAAGGGATACATTCTAAACACGTACAGTTAA
- the LOC141876531 gene encoding large ribosomal subunit protein mL38-like isoform X1 produces MAVKLAKCWCVLSRSKRVIFSSLARKSLPLGRNSICMEASGATEMIERPTKRKAYRKMKAEVYRKNKQDSNLERAARNNTLLVPLETVRKDWMAKSQSTTLAKLARHYGIFEHMFEKKEFMPTVGMSVTFGETDHVHYGNFLTPSQAMHEPRVSYDCTEGSHWMLVLANPDGNFLENRKEVLHWMIYNIPGSRVSGGEVICEYLPPIPIQGTGFHRFVFCLIKQSGELDFRSDQVIRKPRDITSRSFSLAELLSKHSADLTPAGLCFFQASWDKSVTQTFLEILGITEPAYKEKEFVTPTKARKILVKNWFESKYRNM; encoded by the exons ATGGCGGTCAAACTGGCTAAATGTTGGTGCGTTTTAAGTCGTTCAAAACGCGTCATTTTTTCGTCTTTAGCGAGGAAAAGCCTCCCTTTAGGAAGAAATAGTATATGCATGGAAG CATCAGGGGCAACAGAGATGATTGAACGCCcaacaaaaaggaaagcatACAGAAAAATGAAAGCTGAAGTCTacaggaaaaacaaacagGATTCAAACTTGGAAAGGGCTGCAAGAAATAATACTT TACTTGTACCATTAGAAACTGTCAGGAAGGACTGGATGGCAAAGAGTCAATCTACAACATTAGCAAAATTAGCCAGACATTATGGAATTTTTGAGCACatgtttgaaaagaaagaatttatGCCAACTGTTGGAATGTCAGTTACATTTGGAGAGACAGATCATGTTCATTATGGGAACTTCTTAACACCATCTCAG GCAATGCATGAACCAAGAGTTAGTTATGACTGCACTGAGGGAAGCCACTGGATGCTTGTATTGGCTAATCCAG ATGGCAACTTTTTGGAAAATCGGAAAGAAGTTCTACACTGGATGAT TTACAATATTCCAGGATCAAGGGTATCAGGTGGAGAGGTCATTTGTGAATATCTTCCTCCAATTCCAATCCAAGGAACAGGGTTTCACagatttgtgttttgtttgatcaAACAAAGTGGTGAATTGGATTTCAGGAGCGATCAAGTTATCAGAAAACCAAG GGATATAACCAGTCGCTCATTCTCATTGGCGGAGTTGCTGTCAAAACACTCAGCTGATCTTACTCCTGCTGGGTTATGTTTTTTCCAAGCTTCTTGGGACAAGAGTGTTACTCAAACCTTCTTGGAAATATTag GGATTACAGAGCCAGCTTACAAGGAAAAAGAATTTGTGACACCCACAAAAGCCAGGAAAATACTCGTAAAAAATTGGTTTGAGAGCAAGTACAGGAATATGTGA
- the LOC141876531 gene encoding large ribosomal subunit protein mL38-like isoform X2 has protein sequence MAVKLAKCWCVLSRSKRVIFSSLARKSLPLGRNSICMEGATEMIERPTKRKAYRKMKAEVYRKNKQDSNLERAARNNTLLVPLETVRKDWMAKSQSTTLAKLARHYGIFEHMFEKKEFMPTVGMSVTFGETDHVHYGNFLTPSQAMHEPRVSYDCTEGSHWMLVLANPDGNFLENRKEVLHWMIYNIPGSRVSGGEVICEYLPPIPIQGTGFHRFVFCLIKQSGELDFRSDQVIRKPRDITSRSFSLAELLSKHSADLTPAGLCFFQASWDKSVTQTFLEILGITEPAYKEKEFVTPTKARKILVKNWFESKYRNM, from the exons ATGGCGGTCAAACTGGCTAAATGTTGGTGCGTTTTAAGTCGTTCAAAACGCGTCATTTTTTCGTCTTTAGCGAGGAAAAGCCTCCCTTTAGGAAGAAATAGTATATGCATGGAAG GGGCAACAGAGATGATTGAACGCCcaacaaaaaggaaagcatACAGAAAAATGAAAGCTGAAGTCTacaggaaaaacaaacagGATTCAAACTTGGAAAGGGCTGCAAGAAATAATACTT TACTTGTACCATTAGAAACTGTCAGGAAGGACTGGATGGCAAAGAGTCAATCTACAACATTAGCAAAATTAGCCAGACATTATGGAATTTTTGAGCACatgtttgaaaagaaagaatttatGCCAACTGTTGGAATGTCAGTTACATTTGGAGAGACAGATCATGTTCATTATGGGAACTTCTTAACACCATCTCAG GCAATGCATGAACCAAGAGTTAGTTATGACTGCACTGAGGGAAGCCACTGGATGCTTGTATTGGCTAATCCAG ATGGCAACTTTTTGGAAAATCGGAAAGAAGTTCTACACTGGATGAT TTACAATATTCCAGGATCAAGGGTATCAGGTGGAGAGGTCATTTGTGAATATCTTCCTCCAATTCCAATCCAAGGAACAGGGTTTCACagatttgtgttttgtttgatcaAACAAAGTGGTGAATTGGATTTCAGGAGCGATCAAGTTATCAGAAAACCAAG GGATATAACCAGTCGCTCATTCTCATTGGCGGAGTTGCTGTCAAAACACTCAGCTGATCTTACTCCTGCTGGGTTATGTTTTTTCCAAGCTTCTTGGGACAAGAGTGTTACTCAAACCTTCTTGGAAATATTag GGATTACAGAGCCAGCTTACAAGGAAAAAGAATTTGTGACACCCACAAAAGCCAGGAAAATACTCGTAAAAAATTGGTTTGAGAGCAAGTACAGGAATATGTGA
- the LOC141875755 gene encoding uncharacterized protein LOC141875755 isoform X2 codes for MSILYITFLIILIPERCKSWGILSLKLVSYKNPDSKLFNGKCCDTLVWCTSNSCENYFKFCVTSLGSSKPCNLGSSNTKVLGDDDFRFPGIGGSLGTNLKNPLTYNFSYWQGSTVVVEVWDDDSGHIVGASHDFIDKYTSTLDNGRIIYPDVKSSKEKTEKLCGKRSCMIVTITLYCGPNFLVPDCRSYCVSRNDSLGHYRCNYVSGRKLCLEGWYDPHTNCVKKRKYCTPRNDSIGHYSCDANSGEKMCLNGWTGENCTQICHVSSCQQSTIHASEGSSIAKTAKTTTISTTHAPSSWANVKTSAASSQSSCAILYKLTRFSSLVSPRKISESRSNTSLKAIMYSSSDLHSSQKSKRLLSSMLSMLKPPSLSSLYSSASSSLSSLLSSSSLSSSSKSSPSSSSSSSPSSLSSSSSSSSSSSSSSSSPSSLSSSSSSSPSSSSSSSSSSSSPSSLSSSSSSSPSSLPSSALTSSLSSWQLLPSPSFLTLPLSSSSSSSSQLLSSSSPSTLRSSLLFLNVSPNIQSSELVTVSFGGPSVAPSPTNIYQQDGIEIEISESSNWTMGKMENVRRELVKKVNEFCHDYPLACLTTPNTFGNRTVFNTSHIMAKITRSSNGKAWLRVKVTFPVIVESLPSGAGYLPSHVLKEIVLKNKAHLEKNLEAEIVAIKEVAWNQPITSVIQLSVTLTTKVTATARVPTTIHRYIKPNFLPYLLVALSVTAVLIVAFAILRRRHLRKLRILPQSISNNTEEELTTFVLKSSKTDNSSHTAVDYQDFPLPGDEPVYKSQKGVHPWSPSY; via the exons ATGTCCATTTTATACATAACCTTTCTCATCATTCTTATCCCG gaGCGCTGTAAAAGCTGGGGAATATTATCGCTGAAACTCGTGAGTTATAAAAACCCAGATAGTAAATTGTTTAACGGCAAATGCTGTGATACTCTCGTTTGGTGTACATCGAATTCTTGCGAGAACTACTTCAAATTTTGTGTGACCTCATTGGGCTCTTCAAAACCATGTAATCTGGGTTCAAGCAATACGAAAGTGCTTGGGGACGATGACTTTCGGTTTCCTGGAATTGGTGGAAGCCTAGGCACTAATCTGAAAAATCCGCTGACTTACAACTTTTCGTATTGGCAG GGAAGCACTGTGGTTGTTGAAGTTTGGGATGATGATAGCGGCCATATTGTAGGTGCTTCACACGACTTTATTGACAAATACACCTCGACCTTGGATAATGGAAGGATTATATATCCAGATGTAAAGTCATCCAAAGAGAAAACCGAGAAACTCTGTGGCAAACGATCATGCATGATCGTGACTATCACGTTATACTGTGGTCCAAACTTTTTGGTGCCAGACTGCCGCTCTTATTGTGTGTCACGCAATGACAGCCTCGGTCACTACAGGTGTAACTATGTTTCCGGACGTAAACTCTGTCTTGAAGGCTGGTACGATCCTCATACAAATTGTGTTAAAAAGAGAAAGTATTGCACTCCTAGAAATGATTCCATAGGACATTACAGTTGTGATGCCAACAGCGGTGAAAAGATGTGTTTGAATGGGTGGACAGGGGAAAATTGCACTCAGA TATGTCACGTCTCGTCCTGCCAGCAATCGACAATCCATGCGTCAGAAGGCTCTTCGATAGCAAAGACTGCGAAGACTACAACCATTTCTACGACACACGCTCCCTCGTCCTGGGCGAATGTAAAGACCAGCGCTGCCTCAAGTCAGTCCTCATGTGCAATATTATATAAGCTTACGAGGTTTTCTAGCTTGGTTTCACCTCGCAAAATATCGGAGTCACGAAGCAATACGTCACTCAAAGCCATAATGTATTCTTCGTCTGATCTACATAGCTCCCAAAAGTCAAAGAGGTTGTTGTCATCGATGTTATCAATGCTTAAGCCAccttcattatcatcattgtaTTCGTCGGCATCATCGTCACTATCATCACTATTATCCtcttcatcattatcatcgtcatcgaAATCATCgccgtcatcatcatcatcatcatcgccgtcatcattatcatcgtcatcgtcatcatcatcatcatcatcgtcatcatcgtcatcgccGTCATCATTATcttcgtcatcgtcatcatcgccgtcatcatcatcatcatcatcatcatcatcatcatcgccgtcatcattatcatcgtcatcgtcatcatcccCGTCATCATTACCATCATCAGCCTTAACGTCATCTTTATCGTCATGGCAACTCTTACCATCTCCATCATTCTTAACGTTGCCGTTGTCGTCATCGTCTTCCTCGTCATCCCAGTTGCTAAGTTCATCTTCACCATCAACCTTGAGATCATCGCTGTTGTTCTTGAACGTCTCACCGAACATCCAGTCGTCAGAGCTTGTTACTGTTTCTTTCGGTGGACCGTCTGTGGCTCCAAGTCCTACAAATATTTACCAGCAAGATGGGATAGAAATCGAAATCAGTGAGTCAAGCAAT TGGACAATGGGAAAGATGGAAAATGTTCGAAGGGAGCTGGTGAAGAAGGTCAATGAATTTTGCCATGATTATCCTTTGGCATGCCTCACCACACCAAACACCTTTGGTAATAG AACGGTATTCAACACATCTCACATCATGGCCAAGATCACTAGAAGTTCCAACGGGAAGGCGTGGCTCCGAGTGAAAGTCACGTTTCCTGTCATTGTAGAGTCGCTGCCTTCAGGAGCAG GATATCTACCATCTCATGTTCTTAAGGAAAttgtcttgaaaaacaaagctcACTTGGAGAAGAACCTCGAGGCTGAGATTGTGGCAATAAAAGAAGTTGCATGGAATCAACCCATCACTTCTGTGATACAGCTATCTGTCACCTTGACAACCAAGGTCACTGCTACCGCACGAGTGCCAACCACCATCCACCGATATATCAAACCAAACTTCCTTCCCTATCTATTGGTAGCCCTGAGCGTGACAGCAGTTCTCATTGTCGCTTTTGCCATTTTAAG GAGAAGGCACTTGAGAAAACTACGAATTTTGCCGCAGTCTATTTCAAACAACACAGAGGAGGAATTGaccacttttgttttgaaatcttCAAAAACAGACAATAGTTCCCACACAGCG GTTGATTATCAAGATTTTCCTTTGCCTGGTGATGAACCCGTCTATAAATCACAAAAAGGAGTACACCCATGGAGTCCAAGCTACTAA
- the LOC141875755 gene encoding uncharacterized protein LOC141875755 isoform X1 produces MSCQGGHAVVLNRDTERCKSWGILSLKLVSYKNPDSKLFNGKCCDTLVWCTSNSCENYFKFCVTSLGSSKPCNLGSSNTKVLGDDDFRFPGIGGSLGTNLKNPLTYNFSYWQGSTVVVEVWDDDSGHIVGASHDFIDKYTSTLDNGRIIYPDVKSSKEKTEKLCGKRSCMIVTITLYCGPNFLVPDCRSYCVSRNDSLGHYRCNYVSGRKLCLEGWYDPHTNCVKKRKYCTPRNDSIGHYSCDANSGEKMCLNGWTGENCTQICHVSSCQQSTIHASEGSSIAKTAKTTTISTTHAPSSWANVKTSAASSQSSCAILYKLTRFSSLVSPRKISESRSNTSLKAIMYSSSDLHSSQKSKRLLSSMLSMLKPPSLSSLYSSASSSLSSLLSSSSLSSSSKSSPSSSSSSSPSSLSSSSSSSSSSSSSSSSPSSLSSSSSSSPSSSSSSSSSSSSPSSLSSSSSSSPSSLPSSALTSSLSSWQLLPSPSFLTLPLSSSSSSSSQLLSSSSPSTLRSSLLFLNVSPNIQSSELVTVSFGGPSVAPSPTNIYQQDGIEIEISESSNWTMGKMENVRRELVKKVNEFCHDYPLACLTTPNTFGNRTVFNTSHIMAKITRSSNGKAWLRVKVTFPVIVESLPSGAGYLPSHVLKEIVLKNKAHLEKNLEAEIVAIKEVAWNQPITSVIQLSVTLTTKVTATARVPTTIHRYIKPNFLPYLLVALSVTAVLIVAFAILRRRHLRKLRILPQSISNNTEEELTTFVLKSSKTDNSSHTAVDYQDFPLPGDEPVYKSQKGVHPWSPSY; encoded by the exons TCAAGGTGGACATGCAGTGGTACTAAACAGGGACACG gaGCGCTGTAAAAGCTGGGGAATATTATCGCTGAAACTCGTGAGTTATAAAAACCCAGATAGTAAATTGTTTAACGGCAAATGCTGTGATACTCTCGTTTGGTGTACATCGAATTCTTGCGAGAACTACTTCAAATTTTGTGTGACCTCATTGGGCTCTTCAAAACCATGTAATCTGGGTTCAAGCAATACGAAAGTGCTTGGGGACGATGACTTTCGGTTTCCTGGAATTGGTGGAAGCCTAGGCACTAATCTGAAAAATCCGCTGACTTACAACTTTTCGTATTGGCAG GGAAGCACTGTGGTTGTTGAAGTTTGGGATGATGATAGCGGCCATATTGTAGGTGCTTCACACGACTTTATTGACAAATACACCTCGACCTTGGATAATGGAAGGATTATATATCCAGATGTAAAGTCATCCAAAGAGAAAACCGAGAAACTCTGTGGCAAACGATCATGCATGATCGTGACTATCACGTTATACTGTGGTCCAAACTTTTTGGTGCCAGACTGCCGCTCTTATTGTGTGTCACGCAATGACAGCCTCGGTCACTACAGGTGTAACTATGTTTCCGGACGTAAACTCTGTCTTGAAGGCTGGTACGATCCTCATACAAATTGTGTTAAAAAGAGAAAGTATTGCACTCCTAGAAATGATTCCATAGGACATTACAGTTGTGATGCCAACAGCGGTGAAAAGATGTGTTTGAATGGGTGGACAGGGGAAAATTGCACTCAGA TATGTCACGTCTCGTCCTGCCAGCAATCGACAATCCATGCGTCAGAAGGCTCTTCGATAGCAAAGACTGCGAAGACTACAACCATTTCTACGACACACGCTCCCTCGTCCTGGGCGAATGTAAAGACCAGCGCTGCCTCAAGTCAGTCCTCATGTGCAATATTATATAAGCTTACGAGGTTTTCTAGCTTGGTTTCACCTCGCAAAATATCGGAGTCACGAAGCAATACGTCACTCAAAGCCATAATGTATTCTTCGTCTGATCTACATAGCTCCCAAAAGTCAAAGAGGTTGTTGTCATCGATGTTATCAATGCTTAAGCCAccttcattatcatcattgtaTTCGTCGGCATCATCGTCACTATCATCACTATTATCCtcttcatcattatcatcgtcatcgaAATCATCgccgtcatcatcatcatcatcatcgccgtcatcattatcatcgtcatcgtcatcatcatcatcatcatcgtcatcatcgtcatcgccGTCATCATTATcttcgtcatcgtcatcatcgccgtcatcatcatcatcatcatcatcatcatcatcatcgccgtcatcattatcatcgtcatcgtcatcatcccCGTCATCATTACCATCATCAGCCTTAACGTCATCTTTATCGTCATGGCAACTCTTACCATCTCCATCATTCTTAACGTTGCCGTTGTCGTCATCGTCTTCCTCGTCATCCCAGTTGCTAAGTTCATCTTCACCATCAACCTTGAGATCATCGCTGTTGTTCTTGAACGTCTCACCGAACATCCAGTCGTCAGAGCTTGTTACTGTTTCTTTCGGTGGACCGTCTGTGGCTCCAAGTCCTACAAATATTTACCAGCAAGATGGGATAGAAATCGAAATCAGTGAGTCAAGCAAT TGGACAATGGGAAAGATGGAAAATGTTCGAAGGGAGCTGGTGAAGAAGGTCAATGAATTTTGCCATGATTATCCTTTGGCATGCCTCACCACACCAAACACCTTTGGTAATAG AACGGTATTCAACACATCTCACATCATGGCCAAGATCACTAGAAGTTCCAACGGGAAGGCGTGGCTCCGAGTGAAAGTCACGTTTCCTGTCATTGTAGAGTCGCTGCCTTCAGGAGCAG GATATCTACCATCTCATGTTCTTAAGGAAAttgtcttgaaaaacaaagctcACTTGGAGAAGAACCTCGAGGCTGAGATTGTGGCAATAAAAGAAGTTGCATGGAATCAACCCATCACTTCTGTGATACAGCTATCTGTCACCTTGACAACCAAGGTCACTGCTACCGCACGAGTGCCAACCACCATCCACCGATATATCAAACCAAACTTCCTTCCCTATCTATTGGTAGCCCTGAGCGTGACAGCAGTTCTCATTGTCGCTTTTGCCATTTTAAG GAGAAGGCACTTGAGAAAACTACGAATTTTGCCGCAGTCTATTTCAAACAACACAGAGGAGGAATTGaccacttttgttttgaaatcttCAAAAACAGACAATAGTTCCCACACAGCG GTTGATTATCAAGATTTTCCTTTGCCTGGTGATGAACCCGTCTATAAATCACAAAAAGGAGTACACCCATGGAGTCCAAGCTACTAA